The Pygocentrus nattereri isolate fPygNat1 chromosome 1, fPygNat1.pri, whole genome shotgun sequence genome window below encodes:
- the LOC108441272 gene encoding protein Hook homolog 2 isoform X1, which translates to MSVDKAELCDSLLIWLQMFQVPSCTNKRDLTNGVAIAHVLHKIDSSWFNETWLGRIKEESGDNWRLKVSNLKKILQSMMEYYHDVLGQHVEDEHVPDVSLIGEMGDVVELGRLVQLVLACAVSCEKKHEHIQQIMTLEESVQHVVMTAIQELLSKETVESGSPDTYGDFDYQSRKYYFLSEELDEKDDVTQRCRELEQQLSVLMEEKSAMQTELQSLKDRLSRCEPQDASATITGKKLLLLQTQIEQLQEENYRLENNRDDLRIRSEALEREVADLQHRNEELTSLAQEAQTLKDEMDILRHSSDRVSRLEALVDTYKRKLEDLGDLRRQVRLLEERNTVYMQRTCELEEELRRANAGRTQLDSYKRQVHELHAKHSSEAMKAEKWQFEYKNLHDKYEALLKEKERLISERDTLRETNEELRCAQVQQKCFSQAGSLVSDSGAVGNLASEIMPTEFQETVVRLQSENKMLCAQEESYRQRLGEVQAHLEEAQRSQNTLETQNRLSQQQITQLCSQVEDLQKALQEQDSKAEDAISSLLQKKLEEHLEKLHEAHSDLQKKREVIDDLEPGADSNMAKKIDELQAILRKKDEDMKQMEERYKRYVEKARTVIKTLDPKQKPHSLPPEVQALRNQLSERDRKIQHLEHDFEKTRSRHDQEEKLIISAWYNMGMALHQKVVGERTGSPGQAQSFLAQQRQSTQARRGLTARFQPR; encoded by the exons ATGAGTGTGGACAAAGCAGAGCTGTGTGATTCCCTGCTTATCTGG CTGCAGATGTTTCAGGTGCCATCATGTACGAACAAGCGTGATTTAACAAACGGAGTGGCCATTGCTCATGTCCTGCACAAAAT AGACTCATCCTGGTTTAATGAGACATGGCTGGGGAGGATAAAGGAGGAGAGCGGAGACAACTGGAGGCTCAAG GTCAGCAACCTAAAGAAGATTTTGCAGAGTATGATGGAGTATTACCACGAT GTGTTAGGGCAACATGTAGAGGACGAGCATGTTCCAGATGTTTCTCTGATTGGAGAGATGGGGGATGTGGTGGAGTTGGGTCGGCTGGTGCAGTTGGTTCTGGCCTGTGCAGTCAGCTGTGAGAAGAAGCATG AGCACATTCAGCAGATAATGACCCTTGAGGAGTCTGTCCAGCACGTTGTCATGACAGCTATCCAAGAG CTGCTGAGCAAAGAGACTGTGGAGTCTGGAAGCCCAGATACATATGGAGACTTTGACTACCAG tcAAGGAAGTATTATTTCCTGAGTGAAGAGTTGGATGAGAAGGACGATGTGACTCAGCGTTGTAGGGAGTTGGAGCAGCAG ttgtctgtgcttatggaGGAGAAGTCCGCAATGCAGACAGAGCTGCAGTCCCTGAAGGACAGGCTGAGTCGCTGTGAGCCTCAGGACGCCTCAGCCACCATCACAGGCAaaaaactgctgctgctgcagacCCAGATTGAGCAGCTGCAAGAGGAGAACTACAG GCTGGAAAACAATCGTGATGATCTGCGCATCCGAAGCGAAGCTTTAGAGAGGGAGGTGGCTGACCTGCAGCATCGCAATGAGGAACTGACCAGCCTGGCCCAGGAGGCACAGACACTCAAAGACGAGATGGACATCCTCCG GCACTCCTCAGACCGTGTGAGTCGTCTGGAGGCGCTGGTGGACACGTATAAGCGGAAGCTGGAGGATCTGGGGGACCTGCGCAGACAGGTGCGTCTGCTGGAGGAGAGGAACACTGTGTACATGCAGCGCACCTGCgagctggaggaggagcttCGTAGAGCCAACGCAGGACGAACTCAGCTGGACTCCTACAAGAGACAG GTGCATGAGCTTCACGCCAAACACTCCTCAGAAGCCATGAAGGCTGAGAAGTGGCAGTTTGAATACAAAAACCTCCATGACAAGTATGAAGCCCTGCTGAAAGAGAAGGAG AGGTTGATATCAGAGCGGGACACCCTGCGAGAGACCAATGAGGAGCTTCGCTGTGCTCAGGTCCAGCAGAAATGCTTCAGCCAAGCAG GCTCTCTGGTATctgactctggagcagtgggtaACCTGGCATCTGAGATCATGCCCACAGAGTTCCA ggAGACGGTGGTGCGTCTGCAGAGTGAGAATAAGATGTTGTGTGCTCAGGAGGAGTCGTACAGGCAGAGACTTGGGGAGGTGCAGGCCCATCTGGAGGAGGCACAGCGCAGCCAGAACACACTTGAGACACagaacag GTTGAGCCAGCAGCAGATAACACAGTTGTGCTCTCAAGTGGAGGATTTGCAGAAAGCTTTGCAGGAGCAGGACAGCAAAGCTGAGGAT GCTATC tcaTCCCTCCTGCAGAAAAAACTGGAAGAGCATCT GGAGAAGCTACATGAGGCCCACTCAGATTTGCAGAAGAAGCGAGAAGTAATTGATGATCTGGAGCCTGGAGCAGACAGCAACA TGGCAAAGAAAATTGATGAATTGCAGGCGATTCTGAGAAAGAAAGACGAAGACATGAAGCAGATGGAGGAAAGATACAAACGTTATGTGGAGAAGGCTAGGACA gtgattAAGACTCTGGACCCCAAGCAGAAGCCCCACTCTCTTCCTCCAGAGGTTCAGGCTCTGAGGAACCAACTATCGGAGAGAGACCGAAAGATCCAACATTTGGAG CATGACTTTGAGAAGACCCGGTCCAGACATGACCAAGAGGAGAAGCTTATCATCAGCGCCTGGTACAACATG GGTATGGCTCTTCATCAGAAGGTGGTAGGAGAGCGGACTGGTTCCCCAGGCCAGGCCCAGTCTTTCCTGGCCCAGCAGAGGCAATCCACACAGGCACGGAGAGGCCTAACTGCCCGCTTCCAGCCCAGATAA
- the LOC108441272 gene encoding protein Hook homolog 2 isoform X2 translates to MSVDKAELCDSLLIWLQMFQVPSCTNKRDLTNGVAIAHVLHKIDSSWFNETWLGRIKEESGDNWRLKVSNLKKILQSMMEYYHDVLGQHVEDEHVPDVSLIGEMGDVVELGRLVQLVLACAVSCEKKHEHIQQIMTLEESVQHVVMTAIQELLSKETVESGSPDTYGDFDYQSRKYYFLSEELDEKDDVTQRCRELEQQLSVLMEEKSAMQTELQSLKDRLSRCEPQDASATITGKKLLLLQTQIEQLQEENYRLENNRDDLRIRSEALEREVADLQHRNEELTSLAQEAQTLKDEMDILRHSSDRVSRLEALVDTYKRKLEDLGDLRRQVRLLEERNTVYMQRTCELEEELRRANAGRTQLDSYKRQVHELHAKHSSEAMKAEKWQFEYKNLHDKYEALLKEKERLISERDTLRETNEELRCAQVQQKCFSQAGSLVSDSGAVGNLASEIMPTEFQETVVRLQSENKMLCAQEESYRQRLGEVQAHLEEAQRSQNTLETQNRLSQQQITQLCSQVEDLQKALQEQDSKAEDSSLLQKKLEEHLEKLHEAHSDLQKKREVIDDLEPGADSNMAKKIDELQAILRKKDEDMKQMEERYKRYVEKARTVIKTLDPKQKPHSLPPEVQALRNQLSERDRKIQHLEHDFEKTRSRHDQEEKLIISAWYNMGMALHQKVVGERTGSPGQAQSFLAQQRQSTQARRGLTARFQPR, encoded by the exons ATGAGTGTGGACAAAGCAGAGCTGTGTGATTCCCTGCTTATCTGG CTGCAGATGTTTCAGGTGCCATCATGTACGAACAAGCGTGATTTAACAAACGGAGTGGCCATTGCTCATGTCCTGCACAAAAT AGACTCATCCTGGTTTAATGAGACATGGCTGGGGAGGATAAAGGAGGAGAGCGGAGACAACTGGAGGCTCAAG GTCAGCAACCTAAAGAAGATTTTGCAGAGTATGATGGAGTATTACCACGAT GTGTTAGGGCAACATGTAGAGGACGAGCATGTTCCAGATGTTTCTCTGATTGGAGAGATGGGGGATGTGGTGGAGTTGGGTCGGCTGGTGCAGTTGGTTCTGGCCTGTGCAGTCAGCTGTGAGAAGAAGCATG AGCACATTCAGCAGATAATGACCCTTGAGGAGTCTGTCCAGCACGTTGTCATGACAGCTATCCAAGAG CTGCTGAGCAAAGAGACTGTGGAGTCTGGAAGCCCAGATACATATGGAGACTTTGACTACCAG tcAAGGAAGTATTATTTCCTGAGTGAAGAGTTGGATGAGAAGGACGATGTGACTCAGCGTTGTAGGGAGTTGGAGCAGCAG ttgtctgtgcttatggaGGAGAAGTCCGCAATGCAGACAGAGCTGCAGTCCCTGAAGGACAGGCTGAGTCGCTGTGAGCCTCAGGACGCCTCAGCCACCATCACAGGCAaaaaactgctgctgctgcagacCCAGATTGAGCAGCTGCAAGAGGAGAACTACAG GCTGGAAAACAATCGTGATGATCTGCGCATCCGAAGCGAAGCTTTAGAGAGGGAGGTGGCTGACCTGCAGCATCGCAATGAGGAACTGACCAGCCTGGCCCAGGAGGCACAGACACTCAAAGACGAGATGGACATCCTCCG GCACTCCTCAGACCGTGTGAGTCGTCTGGAGGCGCTGGTGGACACGTATAAGCGGAAGCTGGAGGATCTGGGGGACCTGCGCAGACAGGTGCGTCTGCTGGAGGAGAGGAACACTGTGTACATGCAGCGCACCTGCgagctggaggaggagcttCGTAGAGCCAACGCAGGACGAACTCAGCTGGACTCCTACAAGAGACAG GTGCATGAGCTTCACGCCAAACACTCCTCAGAAGCCATGAAGGCTGAGAAGTGGCAGTTTGAATACAAAAACCTCCATGACAAGTATGAAGCCCTGCTGAAAGAGAAGGAG AGGTTGATATCAGAGCGGGACACCCTGCGAGAGACCAATGAGGAGCTTCGCTGTGCTCAGGTCCAGCAGAAATGCTTCAGCCAAGCAG GCTCTCTGGTATctgactctggagcagtgggtaACCTGGCATCTGAGATCATGCCCACAGAGTTCCA ggAGACGGTGGTGCGTCTGCAGAGTGAGAATAAGATGTTGTGTGCTCAGGAGGAGTCGTACAGGCAGAGACTTGGGGAGGTGCAGGCCCATCTGGAGGAGGCACAGCGCAGCCAGAACACACTTGAGACACagaacag GTTGAGCCAGCAGCAGATAACACAGTTGTGCTCTCAAGTGGAGGATTTGCAGAAAGCTTTGCAGGAGCAGGACAGCAAAGCTGAGGAT tcaTCCCTCCTGCAGAAAAAACTGGAAGAGCATCT GGAGAAGCTACATGAGGCCCACTCAGATTTGCAGAAGAAGCGAGAAGTAATTGATGATCTGGAGCCTGGAGCAGACAGCAACA TGGCAAAGAAAATTGATGAATTGCAGGCGATTCTGAGAAAGAAAGACGAAGACATGAAGCAGATGGAGGAAAGATACAAACGTTATGTGGAGAAGGCTAGGACA gtgattAAGACTCTGGACCCCAAGCAGAAGCCCCACTCTCTTCCTCCAGAGGTTCAGGCTCTGAGGAACCAACTATCGGAGAGAGACCGAAAGATCCAACATTTGGAG CATGACTTTGAGAAGACCCGGTCCAGACATGACCAAGAGGAGAAGCTTATCATCAGCGCCTGGTACAACATG GGTATGGCTCTTCATCAGAAGGTGGTAGGAGAGCGGACTGGTTCCCCAGGCCAGGCCCAGTCTTTCCTGGCCCAGCAGAGGCAATCCACACAGGCACGGAGAGGCCTAACTGCCCGCTTCCAGCCCAGATAA